One part of the Paroedura picta isolate Pp20150507F chromosome 5, Ppicta_v3.0, whole genome shotgun sequence genome encodes these proteins:
- the CCDC71L gene encoding coiled-coil domain-containing protein 71L: MKQGGAASTTGLGAEAAAALPSAAAEAGLAPVGCEATEKVVHSRSQVLFSGGGTKALGDAFKLLVPKSTEFMSSDTELWNFLCSLKHQFSPVILRSKDVYGYASCRAVVPDIPRGLATARRKCRPWRRAAARGRRLRATAAARGGGGGGGGGGAKRAAKKRCLEGAAVPAAAAAAAAPQATPSEVAFLGRGAREEPWQQQQPRPGLAKPRAPAASLPSSPPALPRAAPPQGRALEEIWRAATPRLTAFPTIRVRGSVWNQRSLEANRRRAQRILRVNLAPVVRMSRFPLARC, translated from the coding sequence ATGAAGCAAGGAGGAGCCGCCTCCACCACCGGCCTTGGGGCTGAGGCAGCGGCGGCGCTTCCTTCAGCCGCCGCCGAGGCTGGATTGGCGCCGGTGGGCTGCGAGGCGACGGAAAAAGTGGTCCATTCCCGCTCACAGGTGCTGTTTTCGGGCGGCGGCACGAAAGCGCTGGGCGACGCCTTCAAGCTTCTGGTGCCCAAGTCGACGGAGTTCATGAGCTCGGACACGGAGCTGTGGAACTTCCTCTGCAGCCTCAAGCACCAGTTCTCGCCCGTCATCCTCCGCAGCAAGGACGTCTATGGCTACGCCTCCTGCCGGGCCGTGGTGCCGGACATACCCCGAGGCTTGGCGACGGCGCGTAGAAAGTGCCGCCCGTGGAGGAGAGCCGCCGCCAGGGGGAGGCGCCTGCGAGCCACTGCAGCtgcccgaggaggaggaggcggcggcggcggcggcggcgcgaagAGGGCGGCGAAGAAGCGCTGCCTGGAAGGGGCGGCggtgcctgctgctgctgctgcggctgctgctccTCAGGCAACGCCGTCCGAAGTTGCCTTCCTGGGTCGCGGCGCCCGGGAAGAGCCTTGGCAGCAACAGCAGCCGCGACCCGGACTGGCGAAGCCGCGGGCGCCCGCTGCCTCGTTGCCCTCGTCTCCCCCCGCCCTTCCGCGGGCGGCTCCTCCTCAGGGCAGGGCCCTTGAGGAGATCTGGAGGGCGGCCACCCCTCGCCTCACCGCCTTCCCGACCATCAGAGTACGCGGGAGCGTGTGGAACCAGCGCAGCCTGGAAGCCAACAGGCGCAGGGCGCAGCGCATCCTGCGAGTCAACCTGGCGCCCGTCGTGAGGATGAGCCGCTTCCCTCTGGCCAGATGCTGA